In one Chitinophaga sancti genomic region, the following are encoded:
- the mgtE gene encoding magnesium transporter has product MENEALLEKFEQLIKEQGYQELRVYLDDQLITDIAELIHELPEQAGIIINNLSIGRAAAAFRILEFHVQEDVIRELPAAKVAELLNELPADDRTSFLGELHSDVVKELIKLLNPEERKITLSLLGYNETSVGRIMTPDYIAVREEWSVKQVLDFIREYGKDSETIDVIYVVDEKGKLIDDFRIREFLLVATDTMVHTLMDDRFVALHVNDEQEEAIQIFRMENRVALPVVDDEGILLGIVTIDDMLWIANEEHTEDIQKIGGTEALDEPYLDIPLLKLVKKRIGWLVILFIGEMLTATAMAFFEGEIAKAVVLALFVPLIISSGGNSGSQASTLIIQAMALGEITLTDWWRVMRREIISGLLLGGVLGIIGFIRIVFWNSLFHSYGEHSILVGLTVGISLIGVVLWGTLSGSMLPLILKRLGADPATSSAPFVATLVDVTGLLIYFSVAFALMKGTLL; this is encoded by the coding sequence ATGGAAAATGAAGCTTTACTGGAAAAATTTGAGCAGCTGATCAAGGAGCAAGGCTACCAGGAACTGAGAGTGTACCTGGATGACCAGCTCATTACTGATATAGCAGAACTCATTCATGAATTGCCGGAGCAGGCGGGCATTATTATTAATAATTTGTCCATAGGCCGGGCAGCGGCTGCTTTCAGGATATTGGAATTCCATGTCCAGGAAGATGTGATCAGGGAATTGCCTGCTGCCAAAGTAGCTGAGCTGCTGAACGAGCTCCCTGCCGATGACCGTACTTCCTTTTTGGGAGAACTGCATAGTGATGTTGTAAAAGAACTGATCAAGCTCCTCAACCCCGAGGAACGCAAGATCACCCTGAGCCTGCTGGGTTATAATGAGACCAGCGTAGGCCGTATCATGACGCCTGACTACATTGCTGTCAGGGAAGAATGGTCGGTAAAGCAGGTACTGGACTTCATCCGTGAATACGGTAAGGATAGTGAAACGATCGATGTAATATATGTGGTGGATGAAAAGGGTAAGCTGATCGATGACTTCAGGATCAGGGAATTCCTGCTGGTAGCCACCGATACCATGGTGCACACCCTGATGGATGACCGCTTCGTAGCCCTGCATGTAAATGATGAACAGGAAGAAGCCATCCAGATCTTCAGGATGGAGAACCGGGTCGCCCTCCCTGTAGTGGACGACGAAGGGATCCTGCTCGGTATCGTGACCATCGACGATATGTTGTGGATTGCAAACGAAGAACACACAGAAGATATCCAGAAGATCGGTGGTACCGAGGCCCTGGATGAACCTTATCTTGATATCCCCCTGTTAAAGCTGGTAAAGAAACGTATTGGCTGGCTCGTGATCCTCTTTATAGGTGAAATGCTTACTGCTACTGCCATGGCCTTTTTCGAAGGTGAAATCGCCAAAGCAGTCGTACTGGCATTGTTCGTTCCACTAATTATTTCCAGTGGAGGTAACAGTGGTTCACAGGCCTCTACTCTCATTATCCAGGCTATGGCACTGGGTGAAATTACCCTGACGGACTGGTGGAGAGTAATGCGCCGTGAGATCATTTCCGGCCTGCTGCTGGGTGGCGTACTGGGTATAATCGGTTTTATCAGGATTGTATTCTGGAACTCTCTCTTCCATAGTTATGGAGAGCATTCCATATTGGTAGGCCTTACAGTGGGTATTTCACTGATAGGCGTAGTATTGTGGGGAACCCTATCCGGTTCTATGCTACCGCTGATCCTGAAAAGACTGGGTGCTGACCCTGCTACTTCTTCCGCCCCTTTTGTGGCTACACTGGTGGATGTAACGGGATTACTGATTTATTTCTCAGTAGCCTTTGCCCTTATGAAAGGCACCCTGCTTTAA
- the hutH gene encoding histidine ammonia-lyase, producing MIHQFKYGVDQLTPGKALAIADGQLKGVLVPEVADRIATSYGHVQTIVSQHSTVYGINTGFGPLCDTRINEEDTRTLQYNILQSHSVGVGNPIPVTVARVMLITKVHALAQGYSGVAPATLERILWMIDEHITPVVPEKGSVGASGDLAPLSHLFLPLIGLGEVYYKGQRQSSAAVLQAEGLAPVALGPKEGLALINGTQFILSFAVTALQRLHNALETADIVGALSLEGLMGTARPFDPRIHDIRPFPGNQLVAHRLKTMLDGSGIMAAHVDCGRVQDPYSLRCMPQVHGASRTAWLHLLDLVTIELNAVTDNPIIFSADDTISGGNFHGQPLALPLDYATVAAAELGNISDRRCYMMIEGRYGLPKLLIEDAGLNSGFMIPQYTTAALVTENKTLCFPASADSVPTSLGQEDHVSMGSISGRKLHQVIDNLEYILAIELLYAAQAVNFRRPLTSGPVLEAVHAFVRESVPFAAKDRIFAYDIQQLHTIIRQQSIVRVANETALANHLSLNGIYHDQFGFY from the coding sequence ATGATACACCAATTCAAATACGGGGTAGATCAGCTCACTCCCGGTAAAGCCCTTGCCATTGCCGACGGGCAATTGAAAGGAGTACTGGTGCCGGAAGTGGCTGATCGTATCGCCACCAGTTACGGCCATGTACAAACCATCGTCTCGCAACATAGTACGGTATATGGCATCAATACTGGTTTTGGCCCCCTTTGCGACACCCGGATCAATGAAGAAGATACCCGCACCTTACAATATAATATCCTGCAAAGCCATAGTGTTGGGGTGGGCAACCCCATCCCGGTTACGGTAGCAAGGGTAATGCTCATTACCAAGGTACATGCGCTGGCACAGGGTTATTCAGGTGTGGCCCCGGCTACGCTGGAACGCATTCTCTGGATGATCGATGAACACATTACACCGGTGGTGCCTGAAAAAGGCTCCGTAGGCGCATCTGGTGACCTTGCCCCATTATCACACCTGTTCCTGCCATTGATCGGATTGGGTGAAGTATATTATAAAGGACAGCGACAATCATCGGCCGCTGTGTTACAGGCAGAAGGCCTGGCACCTGTTGCGCTGGGCCCTAAAGAAGGATTGGCCCTCATCAATGGTACACAATTTATTCTCTCTTTTGCCGTGACTGCATTACAAAGATTGCACAATGCACTGGAGACGGCTGATATTGTGGGTGCTTTATCACTGGAAGGTTTGATGGGCACAGCCCGTCCATTTGACCCCAGGATTCATGATATCAGGCCTTTCCCGGGCAATCAGCTGGTGGCACATCGTCTTAAAACCATGCTGGATGGCTCCGGAATTATGGCAGCACACGTAGATTGTGGCAGGGTACAGGACCCTTATTCCCTGCGCTGTATGCCCCAGGTACATGGCGCCTCCCGCACTGCCTGGCTGCACTTGCTGGACCTGGTAACGATCGAGCTGAATGCAGTAACGGATAACCCGATCATCTTTAGTGCAGATGATACAATCAGTGGAGGTAATTTCCATGGACAACCCCTGGCATTGCCATTGGATTACGCTACGGTAGCAGCAGCAGAACTGGGCAATATCTCAGATCGCCGTTGTTATATGATGATTGAAGGCCGGTATGGATTGCCTAAATTATTGATAGAAGATGCCGGTTTGAACTCCGGTTTTATGATACCCCAGTATACTACCGCCGCTCTTGTTACAGAAAATAAAACCCTGTGTTTCCCTGCCAGCGCGGATAGCGTGCCTACTTCATTAGGACAGGAAGACCATGTAAGCATGGGATCTATCAGTGGTCGCAAGCTGCACCAGGTAATAGATAATCTCGAATATATACTGGCGATAGAATTGTTGTATGCCGCACAGGCCGTGAATTTCAGACGCCCACTTACATCAGGCCCGGTATTGGAAGCCGTACATGCTTTTGTAAGAGAGTCAGTTCCTTTTGCTGCCAAAGACCGCATTTTCGCATACGACATTCAGCAGTTACATACAATCATACGCCAGCAATCTATCGTCAGGGTAGCCAATGAAACCGCCCTGGCCAATCATTTATCACTCAACGGTATTTATCATGACCAGTTTGGATTTTATTAA
- the hutU gene encoding urocanate hydratase yields MTSLDFIKQYAAHPHYKAPRGPELHARSWQTEAPLRMLLNNLDSEVAENPDELVVYGGIGQAARNREALQKIIETLLTLDEDHSLLVQSGKPVGIVRTHPQAPRVMLANSNLVPKWATWEHFNELRAKGLMMYGQMTAGSWIYIGTQGILQGTYETFVECGRQHFNNNLKGKLLVTAGIGGMGGAQPLAATMAGAVFLGADVDESRIRKRIATKYIDRITHSYEEAISWAKDAMAKGEALSIGLVSDAGDMLERLLQDNIIPDILTDQTSAHDPINGYVPNGLTLAAAAELRKNDPAGYKQLALKSMARHVGFMLELQRKGAITFDYGNNLREFAKEGGEPNAFDFPGFTPAYIRPLFCEGKGPFRWVALSGDPQDIYTTDQALMEAFPDNQPLINWLKKAQEKVAFQGLPARICWLGLGEREKAGLIFNELVRSGKVKAPIVIGRDHLDCGSVASPNRETESMKDGSDAVSDWTLLNLMANTGGGATWVSFHHGGGVGMGYSQHAGMVVLADGTDRAAACLQRVLFNDPALGIYRHADAGYEKARQVATQFDLYR; encoded by the coding sequence ATGACCAGTTTGGATTTTATTAAGCAATACGCAGCGCATCCCCATTACAAGGCCCCCCGTGGCCCTGAGCTGCACGCCCGCTCCTGGCAAACGGAAGCACCCCTGCGCATGCTCCTGAATAACCTGGATAGTGAGGTAGCCGAGAACCCCGACGAACTGGTGGTGTATGGCGGTATTGGCCAGGCAGCACGTAACCGGGAAGCATTGCAAAAGATCATTGAAACCCTGCTCACCCTGGATGAAGATCATTCACTGTTAGTGCAATCCGGTAAACCGGTAGGCATTGTTCGTACACATCCGCAGGCTCCAAGAGTCATGCTGGCAAATAGTAACCTGGTACCGAAATGGGCTACCTGGGAGCATTTCAACGAACTGCGTGCAAAAGGGCTCATGATGTACGGACAGATGACAGCAGGTAGCTGGATCTATATTGGCACACAAGGTATCCTGCAGGGTACCTATGAAACATTTGTAGAATGCGGCCGTCAGCACTTTAATAATAACCTGAAAGGAAAACTGCTGGTCACTGCAGGTATTGGTGGTATGGGTGGTGCACAGCCACTGGCCGCTACCATGGCAGGTGCTGTGTTCTTAGGTGCAGATGTGGATGAGAGCAGGATCAGGAAACGCATTGCTACCAAATATATAGATCGTATCACGCACTCTTATGAAGAAGCGATCAGCTGGGCAAAAGATGCAATGGCAAAGGGAGAAGCCCTTTCCATCGGACTGGTGAGTGATGCTGGTGATATGCTGGAAAGATTATTGCAGGATAATATTATTCCTGATATACTGACAGATCAGACTTCTGCACATGATCCTATCAACGGTTATGTACCGAATGGATTGACCCTGGCAGCAGCAGCCGAATTGCGTAAAAATGATCCTGCCGGCTACAAACAACTCGCTTTGAAAAGCATGGCAAGACATGTAGGATTCATGCTGGAATTGCAACGCAAAGGTGCTATTACCTTTGACTATGGCAATAACCTGCGCGAGTTTGCAAAAGAAGGCGGAGAGCCCAATGCATTTGATTTTCCGGGATTCACACCTGCTTATATCCGGCCCTTATTCTGCGAAGGAAAAGGTCCTTTCAGGTGGGTAGCATTATCCGGTGATCCACAGGATATTTATACAACAGACCAGGCTTTGATGGAAGCATTTCCTGACAACCAACCACTGATCAACTGGTTGAAAAAAGCACAGGAGAAAGTAGCCTTCCAGGGATTGCCTGCCAGGATCTGCTGGCTGGGATTGGGAGAGCGTGAAAAGGCGGGCCTGATCTTCAACGAACTGGTACGGAGTGGTAAAGTAAAAGCGCCGATCGTTATAGGAAGAGATCACCTGGATTGCGGTTCTGTCGCTTCTCCCAACAGGGAAACAGAATCTATGAAAGATGGCTCTGATGCAGTATCTGACTGGACCTTGCTCAACCTGATGGCGAATACAGGTGGTGGTGCTACCTGGGTATCTTTCCATCATGGTGGTGGCGTAGGTATGGGTTATTCACAACATGCAGGTATGGTAGTACTGGCAGATGGTACTGACAGGGCCGCAGCCTGCCTGCAACGGGTATTGTTCAATGATCCTGCATTGGGCATTTACAGGCATGCAGATGCAGGTTATGAAAAAGCACGGCAAGTAGCCACTCAATTTGATTTGTACAGATGA
- a CDS encoding SET domain-containing protein encodes MIKPYLYVDKTKGKGRGVFTKERIPAGTRIETSPVLVLSYDDTEIVDKTKLHNYIFLWGVRETRSCIALGFCSIYNHSYDPNCIYEMDFDEETMSIITRREIKKGEELQINYNGDPSDSAPVWFDVRKK; translated from the coding sequence ATGATTAAACCATATTTATACGTCGATAAGACAAAGGGCAAGGGCCGTGGTGTATTTACAAAAGAGAGAATACCTGCAGGTACCAGAATAGAGACCTCGCCTGTACTCGTTTTATCTTATGATGACACGGAAATCGTGGATAAGACAAAGTTGCATAATTACATTTTTTTGTGGGGTGTGCGTGAAACCCGTTCCTGCATAGCACTGGGTTTTTGTTCCATCTACAACCACTCTTACGATCCCAATTGCATATACGAAATGGATTTTGATGAAGAAACCATGAGTATCATCACCCGTAGAGAGATTAAGAAGGGAGAAGAATTGCAGATCAACTACAATGGAGATCCTTCTGACTCGGCGCCTGTTTGGTTCGATGTCAGAAAGAAATAA
- the hutI gene encoding imidazolonepropionase, giving the protein MKLIGPFSQIIPLADLPLKGALQDAQLTIIEDGGVVTHEGKIVAVGDYNELRHQYTHALPVLIYGPAVLLPGFIDCHTHICFDGNRNRDYAMRIAGKTYLEIARAGGGIWDSVTKTRAASIETLRKNTAERANRHLFEGVTTIEVKSGYGLSVAEEIKMLQAIRQAGEHTKATLIPTCLAAHMIPKDYAGTDYLQEIVEQLLPVINCKRVDIFIEETAFSAAAALPYLLKAKELGFALTVHADQFSSGGSAVAIAAGACSADHLEASDAADIARLAAADIVSVVLPGASLGLGMHYAPARKLLDAGACVAIASDWNPGSAPMGDLLLQAAVMSAAEKLSSAEVLAGLTFRAAKALQLTDVGQLKAGFAADLQVYPTNDYRDLLYYQGKMKPSQVWKGGEKI; this is encoded by the coding sequence ATGAAACTTATAGGACCATTTTCACAGATCATACCCCTGGCAGACCTGCCTTTGAAAGGGGCATTGCAGGATGCACAACTCACCATCATTGAAGATGGAGGTGTGGTCACACACGAAGGAAAGATTGTAGCAGTAGGTGATTACAACGAACTCCGTCATCAGTATACCCATGCACTGCCGGTATTGATTTATGGTCCGGCGGTATTACTGCCGGGCTTTATTGATTGCCATACACATATCTGCTTTGATGGTAACCGGAACCGTGATTATGCCATGCGCATAGCCGGAAAAACATATCTCGAAATTGCCCGTGCCGGTGGTGGAATCTGGGATTCAGTCACGAAGACCAGGGCCGCCAGCATTGAAACATTAAGAAAGAACACTGCTGAAAGAGCAAACAGGCATTTGTTCGAAGGCGTGACAACGATCGAAGTGAAGAGTGGATATGGTCTATCCGTTGCAGAAGAAATAAAAATGTTGCAGGCGATCAGGCAGGCGGGCGAGCATACTAAAGCCACGCTGATCCCTACTTGTCTGGCCGCGCATATGATCCCAAAAGATTATGCTGGTACAGATTATTTGCAGGAAATAGTAGAACAATTATTACCTGTTATTAATTGCAAGAGGGTTGACATCTTTATTGAAGAAACAGCTTTTTCAGCAGCAGCGGCTTTACCCTATTTATTGAAAGCAAAAGAACTGGGGTTTGCTCTGACCGTGCATGCAGATCAGTTTAGCAGTGGTGGTTCTGCTGTTGCAATAGCAGCGGGTGCCTGTTCTGCAGATCACCTGGAAGCCAGTGATGCCGCAGATATTGCCCGCTTAGCGGCAGCGGATATTGTATCCGTTGTATTGCCGGGTGCCTCATTAGGATTAGGGATGCATTATGCCCCAGCGCGGAAATTGCTGGATGCCGGTGCATGTGTGGCCATTGCAAGTGACTGGAATCCTGGTTCCGCGCCTATGGGAGATCTGCTCTTACAGGCAGCAGTGATGAGTGCCGCAGAGAAATTATCTTCGGCAGAAGTATTGGCAGGCCTGACTTTCAGGGCAGCCAAAGCTTTGCAGCTAACGGATGTGGGACAATTGAAGGCTGGTTTTGCAGCAGATCTGCAGGTGTATCCTACCAATGATTACAGAGACCTTTTGTATTACCAGGGAAAAATGAAACCTTCGCAGGTCTGGAAAGGAGGAGAAAAAATATGA
- the hutG gene encoding formimidoylglutamase: MKANYQPPLAWTGRIDGNEEEVSRWHQKIKCVDLRQALPSGKGVVLLGFAVDEGVRRNKGRAGAAEGPAALRQAMGSFPLHFDGMLMDGGNIICIDQDLEAAQQALSEAVQVIKRAGHTPLLLGGGHEITYGHAHGLYQSLPGKRLGLINFDAHFDLRQEGVSSGTGFWQLAQAHSPFQYLALGIQQLSNTQQLFSIAGELDALYIEADAFHFQDRTVLLAALAAFIREADKLYLTIDLDVFAAAYAPGVSATAFNGIRPDGLFLECFRTILQSGKLAGMDIAELNPSFDIDQRTAKLGAAFIFEAVAYLLSGK; the protein is encoded by the coding sequence ATGAAAGCAAATTACCAGCCACCGCTAGCGTGGACAGGAAGGATAGATGGCAATGAAGAAGAAGTGAGCCGCTGGCATCAGAAAATAAAATGTGTAGACCTGCGGCAAGCATTGCCTTCAGGCAAAGGAGTTGTATTATTAGGCTTCGCTGTAGATGAAGGCGTGCGCAGAAACAAAGGACGTGCAGGTGCTGCAGAAGGCCCAGCTGCCTTAAGACAGGCAATGGGGAGTTTCCCCCTGCATTTTGATGGAATGCTGATGGATGGAGGTAATATCATTTGTATTGACCAGGATTTAGAAGCAGCGCAGCAAGCACTCAGCGAAGCTGTGCAGGTAATAAAACGTGCCGGGCATACACCCTTGCTGTTAGGCGGAGGGCATGAGATCACTTACGGGCATGCACATGGTTTATACCAGTCATTACCAGGTAAGCGCTTAGGCTTAATTAACTTCGATGCACATTTCGATCTCCGCCAGGAAGGGGTGAGTTCTGGTACGGGCTTCTGGCAACTGGCGCAGGCGCATTCCCCATTTCAGTACCTCGCATTGGGTATTCAGCAATTAAGTAATACACAACAGTTATTTAGCATAGCAGGAGAACTGGATGCCCTCTATATAGAGGCAGATGCTTTTCACTTCCAGGACCGTACGGTATTGCTGGCAGCATTGGCAGCTTTTATCAGGGAAGCAGATAAATTATACCTCACCATAGACCTGGATGTGTTTGCAGCGGCATATGCACCTGGAGTAAGTGCAACAGCGTTTAATGGTATCCGTCCGGATGGCTTGTTCCTGGAATGCTTCCGGACCATCCTGCAAAGCGGGAAGCTGGCGGGAATGGACATCGCAGAATTAAACCCCTCTTTCGACATCGATCAGCGTACCGCCAAACTAGGTGCTGCATTCATATTTGAAGCAGTGGCATATTTATTAAGTGGGAAATAA
- a CDS encoding MarR family winged helix-turn-helix transcriptional regulator, giving the protein MSFYSSLGFLVFGSRLRRLSEYFLSEVNKVYEQAGIPFEASWFPVFYILGKEQPMPLIDIAAQLEVSHSAISQLVTSLKKKGLVKTAPCPDDGRRQLVMLSKKGEEMLQQIQPIWVAISQAMTELADENKMSRQVLEAVTAVENSVEAAALSTRILKAMK; this is encoded by the coding sequence ATGAGTTTCTATTCTTCTTTAGGCTTCCTGGTCTTTGGCAGCCGCTTACGGCGATTGAGTGAATACTTCCTGAGCGAGGTAAATAAGGTATATGAGCAGGCAGGGATTCCTTTTGAGGCCAGCTGGTTTCCGGTGTTTTACATATTAGGCAAAGAGCAGCCCATGCCGCTGATCGACATTGCAGCACAGCTGGAAGTAAGTCACTCAGCGATCAGTCAGCTGGTAACCAGCCTGAAAAAGAAGGGCCTGGTGAAAACCGCTCCCTGCCCGGATGATGGACGCCGTCAGCTGGTGATGCTCAGTAAGAAAGGTGAAGAAATGCTGCAACAGATTCAGCCTATATGGGTCGCCATTTCCCAGGCTATGACCGAACTGGCGGATGAAAACAAAATGAGCAGACAGGTGTTGGAAGCAGTGACTGCTGTGGAAAACAGTGTGGAAGCAGCAGCTTTGTCCACCAGGATTTTAAAAGCAATGAAATAA
- a CDS encoding bestrophin family protein: MIDYNPKAWFTFIFRIHKADTVRKLFPMFIAIGCYSAVVALLELKVLHLSDIAEWKNIVFVHSVLGFVISLLLVFRTNTAYDRWWEGRRLWGSLVNNSRNLAIKLNSMLPVSNTASRDFFRAMIPNYAYALKNHLRARYLVEEMDLSQGAPIDDKKHVPNQIAGQIMAHVNDLYRKQQLSGDQLILIKDELTAFTDVCGACERIRNTPIPFSYSVFIKKFIFFYVMTLPFGYVFTVGFLIVPIVVFIFYVLASLELIAEEIEDPFGFDANDLPTDTISANIRKHVAEIL; this comes from the coding sequence ATGATTGATTACAATCCAAAGGCCTGGTTTACATTTATATTCAGGATACATAAGGCCGATACTGTACGCAAGTTGTTCCCCATGTTCATTGCCATTGGTTGTTATTCAGCTGTGGTCGCTCTTTTAGAGCTAAAAGTCCTGCATCTGTCTGATATTGCTGAATGGAAAAATATTGTGTTTGTGCATAGTGTGCTGGGGTTTGTTATCTCCCTGTTACTCGTATTCCGTACTAATACCGCTTATGATCGCTGGTGGGAAGGTCGTCGCCTGTGGGGTAGCCTCGTGAACAACAGCCGTAACCTGGCCATCAAGCTCAATTCGATGTTGCCGGTGAGCAACACTGCTTCCAGGGATTTTTTCAGGGCCATGATTCCCAATTATGCATATGCGCTTAAAAATCATCTGCGCGCCAGGTACCTGGTGGAAGAAATGGATCTGAGCCAGGGTGCTCCTATAGATGATAAGAAACATGTTCCTAACCAGATAGCCGGTCAGATCATGGCACATGTCAATGATCTGTACCGCAAGCAGCAGCTTTCAGGCGACCAGTTAATTCTTATAAAGGATGAACTGACAGCTTTTACGGATGTTTGTGGAGCCTGTGAGCGGATCAGGAACACGCCTATTCCCTTTTCTTACAGTGTATTTATTAAGAAGTTCATTTTCTTCTATGTAATGACCTTACCTTTTGGCTACGTATTTACGGTAGGTTTCCTGATCGTGCCTATTGTGGTTTTCATTTTCTATGTACTGGCCAGCCTTGAGCTGATTGCAGAGGAAATCGAGGACCCATTTGGTTTTGATGCCAATGACCTGCCGACAGACACTATTTCTGCCAACATTCGTAAGCATGTGGCAGAGATATTGTGA